A window of the Hevea brasiliensis isolate MT/VB/25A 57/8 chromosome 6, ASM3005281v1, whole genome shotgun sequence genome harbors these coding sequences:
- the LOC131180985 gene encoding NAC domain-containing protein 104-like yields MSGSNVNLPPGFRFYPTEEELVVHFLHRKATLLPCHPDVIPDLDLYPYDPWQLDGKALAEGKQWYFYSRRTQNRIAENGYWKAIGIEEPVLTSANIRVGMKKYLGFYVGEAPAGMKTSWIMEEYRLLSPDSCSCSISRSSKTKAHPKIDWVICKVYERSSDEDGDGEELSCLDEVFLSLDDLDEISLPN; encoded by the exons ATGAGTGGTAGCAATGTTAATCTCCCTCCTGGTTTTCGATTTTATCCAACTGAGGAAGAACTCGTTGTCCATTTTCTTCATCGTAAGGCAACGCTTTTGCCTTGTCATCCAGACGTCATCCCTGATCTTGATTTATATCCTTATGATCCATGGCAACTTGAtg GCAAAGCACTAGCTGAAGGGAAGCAATGGTACTTCTACAGCAGGAGGACACAAAATAGGATTGCAGAGAATGGATATTGGAAGGCTATTGGCATTGAAGAACCAGTGCTTACAAGCGCCAATATAAGAGTTGGAATGAAGAAATATTTAGGGTTTTACGTAGGAGAAGCTCCAGCAGGAATGAAAACTAGTTGGATAATGGAAGAGTATCGATTATTATCACCGGATTCTTGTTCTTGTAGTATAAGCAGATCATCCAAAACAAAAGCACATCCAAAAATA GACTGGGTCATTTGCAAAGTGTACGAGCGAAGCTCTGATGAAGATGGTGATGGAGAAGAATTGTCTTGCTTGGACGAAGTTTTCTTGTCATTAGATGATCTTGATGAAATAAGTTTGCCAAATTAA